Proteins found in one Canis aureus isolate CA01 chromosome 19, VMU_Caureus_v.1.0, whole genome shotgun sequence genomic segment:
- the CPNE9 gene encoding copine-9 — MGRGPPAGPGGARLPSGVAAAGGGHSQGSIGGSASRAGGSAAAAAAAIAAAHGPAPPLPPPLARAAPVSQPPAAPATRPAMSLSGASERSVPATKIEITVSCRNLLDLDTFSKSDPMVVLYTQSRASQEWREFGRTEVIDNTLNPDFVRKFVLDYFFEEKQNLRFDVYNVDSKTNISKPDFLGQAFLALGEVIGGQGSHVERPLTGVPGKKCGTILLTAEELSNCRDIATMQLCANKLDKKDFFGKSDPFLVFYRSNEDGTFTICHKTEVVKNTLNPVWQPFSIPVRALCNGDYDRTVKIDVYDWDRDGSHDFIGEFTTSYRELSKAQNQFTVYEVLNPRKKCKKKKYVNSGTVTLLSFSVDSEFTFVDYIKGGTQLNFTVAIDFTASNGNPLQPTSLHYMSPYQLSAYAMALKAVGEIIQDYDSDKLFPAYGFGAKLPPEGRISHQFPLNNNDEDPNCAGIDGVLESYFQSLRTVQLYGPTYFAPVINQVARAAAKISDGSQYYVLLIITDGVISDMTQTKEAIVSASSLPMSIIIVGVGPAMFEAMEELDGDDVRVSSRGRYAERDIVQFVPFRDYVDRSGNQVLSMARLAKDVLAEIPEQLLSYMRTRDIQPRPPPTANSSPTPAPEQP; from the exons ATGGGGCGGGGGCCACCCGCAGGGCCGGGCGGGGCTAGGTTACCATCTGGAGTCGCTGCTGCCGGCGGCGGCCACAGTCAAGGCTCCATCGGCGGGAGTGCGAGCAGGGCTGGAGGGagtgcagccgccgccgccgccgctatCGCGGCGGCACATGGACCAGCCCCACCGCTGCCGCCGCCCCTAGCCCGGGCGGCCCCCGTCTCACAGCCTCCCGCAGCTCCGGCCACTCGACCAGCCATGTCTCTCAGCGGAGCCTCCGAACGCAGCGTCCCGGCCACCAAGATTGAAATTACCGTGTCCTGCCG GAACCTGCTGGACCTCGACACCTTCTCCAAGTCGGACCCCA TGGTGGTGCTTTACACGCAGAGCCGGGCCAGCCAGGAGTGGCGAGAG TTCGGAAGGACAGAGGTGATCGACAACACCCTGAACCCAGACTTTGTGCGCAAATTCGTCCTGGACTACTTCTTTGAGGAAAAGCAAAACCTTCGCTTCGATGT ATACAACGTTGACTCCAAAACCAACATCTCCAAACCG GATTTCCTGGGACAAGCATTCCTGGCACTGGGAGAGGTGATTGGCGGTCAGGGCAGCCATGTAGAGCGACCCCTCAC GGGTGTACCAGGAAAGAAGTGTGGGACCATATTGCTGACTGCAGAGGAGCTTAGCAATTGTCGG GACATTGCCACCATGCAACTGTGTGCAAACAAGCTGGACAAGAAGGATTTCTTTGGGAAGTCAGACCCCTTCCTTGTGTTCTATAGAAGCAATGAGGATGGCAC GTTCACCATCTGCCACAAGACGGAAGTTGTGAAAAATACACTGAATCCTGTGTGGCAACCCTTCAGCATCCCTGTGCGGGCACTGTGCAATGGAGACTATGACAG GACAGTGAAGATTGATGTATATGACTGGGACCGGGATGGAAG CCATGACTTCATCGGTGAGTTCACCACCAGCTACCGGGAGCTGAGCAAGGCCCAGAACCAGTTCACAGTGTATGAG GTACTTAACCCTCGGAAGAAATGTAAGAAGAAGAAATATGTCAACTCGGGAACT GTGACGCTGCTCTCCTTCTCTGTGGACTCTGAATTCACTTTTGTTGATTACATCAAGGGAGG GACACAGCTGAACTTCACAGTAGCCATTGACTTCACAGCTTCTAATG GGAATCCTCTGCAGCCCACCTCCCTGCACTACATGAGCCCCTACCAACTCAGCGCCTATGCCATGGCCCTCAAGGCAGTGGGAGAAATCATCCAGGACTATGACAGTGACAAGCTCTTCCCAGCCTATGGCTTTGGGGCCAAACTGCCTCCAGAGGGACGGATCTCCCACCAGTTCCCCCTG AACAACAACGATGAGGATCCCAACTGTGCAGGCATTGATGGTGTGTTGGAGAGCTACTTTCAGAGTCTGCGCACAGTGCAGCTCTATGGGCCCACCTACTTTGCTCCTGTCATCAACCAGGTGGCCAG GGCGGCAGCCAAGATCTCTGATGGTTCCCAGTACTATGTTCTGCTCATCATCACTGATGGGGTCATCTCTGACATGACACAGACCAAGGAGGCCATTGTCAGT GCCTCCTCACTGCCTATGTCTATCATTATTGTTGGTGTGGGACCAGCCATGTTTGAAG CAATGGAAGAACTGGATGGTGATGATGTGCGCGTGTCCTCTAGGGGACGCTATGCAGAGCGGGACATCGTTCAG TTCGTCCCATTCCGAGACTATGTCGACCGGTCGGGAAACCAGGTGCTGAGTATGGCCCGACTAGCCAAGGACGTGCTGGCTGAGATTCCAGAGCAGCTGCTGTCCTATATGCGCACCAGGGATATCCAACCTCGCCCCCCACCTACTGCCAACTCCAGCCCAACCCCAGCTCCAGAACAGCCCTGA
- the MTMR14 gene encoding phosphatidylinositol-3,5-bisphosphate 3-phosphatase MTMR14 isoform X10, translating to MPTSLSSPSHIQSWDLVQQTQNYLKLLLSIINSDDDSGLLVHCISGWDRTPLFISLLRLSLWADGLIHTSLKPAEILYLTVAYDWFLFGHMLVDRLSKGEEIFFFCFNFLKHIISEEFSALKTQRRKSLPARDAGFTLEDICMLRRKDRGSTTSLGSDFSLVMESSPGAAGSFTYEAVELLPAGAQTQASWRKSHSSSPQSVFWNRPQPSEDRLPSHQGLGEAKSSSSSSSNHSDFFRMGSSPLEVPKPRSVDHPLPGSSLSTDFGSWQMVTGCGSIQERAVLHTDSSLPFSFPDELPNSCLLAALSERETRLQEVRSTFLAAYSSTVGLRAAAPSPSGAIGGLLEQFVRGVGLRGTSSSTL from the exons AGTTGGGACCTGGTGCAACAAACACAAAACTACCTGAAACTGCTGCTTTCCATAATTAATAGCGATG ATGACAGCGGGCTGCTGGTACACTGTATCTCAGGCTGGGATCGGACccccctcttcatctctctcctaCGCCTTTCCTTGTGGGCT GATGGACTTATCCACACATCCCTAAAGCCTGCTGAGATCCTCTACCTAACTGTGGCCTATGACTGGTTCCTCTTTGG GCACATGTTGGTAGATCGGCTCAGCAAAGGAGAGGAG attttcttcttctgcttcaaTTTTTTGAAGCATATCATCTCTGAGGAATTCTCTGCTCTGAAGACACAGAG GAGGAAGAGTTTGCCAGCCCGGGATGCAGGCTTCACTCTGGAAGATATCTGTATGCTGA GACGAAAGGACCGAGGCAGCACCACCAGCCTTGGCAGCGACTTCTCTTTGGTCATGGAGAGCTCCCCAGGAGCTGCCGGGAGTTTCACCTATGAGGCCGTGGAGCTGCTCCCTGCAGGAGCACAGACTCAGGCATCTTG GAGGAAGAGCCACTCATCCTCTCCACAGAGCGTGTTCTGGAACCGGCCACAGCCCTCAGAGGACCGCCTGCCTTCCCACCAAGGGCTGGGGGAAGCCAAGTCTTCCAGCTCCTCATCCTCGAACCATTCTGACTTTTTCAGGATGGGTAGCAGTCCCCTGGAGGTccccaagcccag aTCAGTGGACCATCCCCTGCCCGGATCCTCTCTCTCCACAGACTTTGGCAGCTGGCAGATGGTAACAGGCTGTGGCAGTATTCAGGAACGGGCTGTCCTGCACACAgactcctctctccctttcagcTTCCCGGATGAGCTCCCTAACAGTTGTCT GCTTGCAGCCCTAAGTGAGCGGGAGACTCGGCTGCAGGAAGTACGCTCAACTTTCTTGGCCGCATACAGCAGCACAGTGGGGCTTCGAGCAGCAGCCCCCAGTCCCTCTGGTGCCATTGGAGGCCTACTGGAGCAGTTTGTCCGTGGTGTTGGACTCCGgggcaccagcagcagcaccttATGA